A region from the Hypomesus transpacificus isolate Combined female chromosome 11, fHypTra1, whole genome shotgun sequence genome encodes:
- the LOC124473893 gene encoding transmembrane protein 121, giving the protein MVPPPPTNKPHVCLSTILIMSSMALIDAYLVEQNHGPRKIGICIMVMVGDICFLIVLRYVAVWVGAEVRTAKRGYAMILWFLYIFVLEIKVYFVYQNYKADRKSLDALARKALTLLLSICIPVLFVVLVAIDHMEYVRAFKKREEIRNRLFWVVVDLLDILDIQANLWEPQKKGLPLWAEGLMFFYCYILLLVLPCVSLSEISMQGVNIVPHKMLLYPILSLVTINVITLFIRGGNMILYRDARVSGILIGKNVLAIILKTCSFVQYRRQLQNAPPAFGVELQKNSVPHSRPAGSTAQVVMQDQTPLPEVATCEHT; this is encoded by the coding sequence atggtgcccccccctcccaccaacAAGCCCCATGTTTGCCTGTCCACCATCCTGATCATGAGCAGCATGGCGCTGATCGATGCCTACCTGGTGGAGCAGAACCATGGCCCCAGGAAGATCGGCATCTGCATCATGGTGATGGTGGGAGACATCTGTTTCCTCATTGTGCTGCGCTACGTAGCCGTGTGGGTGGGCGCTGAGGTGCGGACGGCCAAGCGTGGCTACGCCATGATCCTCTGGTTCCTCTACATCTTCGTGCTGGAGATCAAGGTGTACTTTGTGTACCAGAACTACAAGGCCGACAGGAAGAGTCTGGATGCCCTGGCACGCAAGGCCCTCACGCTGCTGTTGTCCATCTGCATCCCGGTGCTGTTCGTGGTCCTGGTGGCAATCGACCACATGGAGTACGTTCGGGCCTtcaagaagagggaggagatccGGAACCGCCTGTTCTGGGTGGTGGTGGACTTGCTCGACATCCTGGACATCCAGGCCAACCTGTGGGAGCCGCAGAAGAAAGGGCTCCCCTTGTGGGCGGAGGGCCTCATGTTCTTCTACTGCTACatcctgctgctggtgctgccctGCGTGTCCCTCAGTGAGATCAGCATGCAGGGCGTCAACATTGTGCCCCACAAGATGCTGCTGTACCCCATCCTCAGCCTGGTGACCATCAACGTCATCACGCTGTTCATCCGGGGGGGCAACATGATCCTCTACAGGGACGCCAGGGTCTCGGGGATCCTGATAGGCAAGAACGTGCTGGCCATCATACTAAAGACCTGTAGCTTTGTGCAGTACAGAAGACAGCTGCAGAACGCCCCCCCTGCATTCGGGGTGGAGCTGCAGAAGAACTCGGTTCCCCACAGCCGGCCGGCCGGCAGCACGGCCCAGGTGGTCATGCAGGACCAGACGCCCCTGCCTGAGGTAGCCACGTGCGAGCACACATGA